Proteins encoded by one window of Blautia luti:
- a CDS encoding 3D domain-containing protein, whose amino-acid sequence MKRRLLAALLCAVLVAPSGSVTASAEILDYEGTLNSYKQDNKTPQIFEIDNGSGKSVSVMAKSDTVTVSAKSTYIRLKPGKNGEKLQKVYLGTSMDRVAVCDNGWSKVNYEKKTKDGTKKIIGYIPTAKIDNGDQVEETKGTFTALKDSDILDYPGKKDGEVVGEVIQEDSVKRLATINEIWSQISYKKENGKKGIGYIPTSVLEKTTSAKAAAKAEKIAKVDGEEAGVIHKSKGEGVFADAVDGVTASKDPSVDGVQVGTPVAVSSDASLKPLGTFKITHYCPCSICCGPWANGVTSTGVTATTNRTIAVDPTQIPYGSKVVINGQVYVAEDCGGAIKKNCIDIYVATHEEGEEKGVYYTDVYLLQ is encoded by the coding sequence ATGAAGAGAAGATTGCTGGCGGCTTTGCTGTGTGCGGTGTTGGTGGCTCCTTCCGGGAGTGTGACAGCTTCAGCGGAGATCCTGGATTATGAGGGGACGTTGAATTCTTATAAGCAGGATAACAAGACGCCTCAGATTTTTGAGATAGATAATGGCAGCGGGAAGAGTGTGAGTGTCATGGCGAAGTCAGATACGGTAACTGTTTCTGCGAAGTCTACTTATATCCGGTTGAAGCCGGGGAAGAATGGAGAGAAACTTCAGAAGGTGTATCTGGGAACTTCCATGGATCGGGTGGCTGTCTGTGATAATGGATGGAGCAAGGTGAATTATGAAAAGAAGACCAAAGATGGCACGAAGAAGATCATCGGGTATATTCCTACCGCGAAGATAGATAATGGAGATCAGGTGGAAGAGACGAAGGGTACATTTACTGCGTTGAAGGACAGCGATATTCTGGATTATCCGGGAAAGAAGGACGGAGAAGTGGTAGGAGAAGTGATCCAGGAGGATTCAGTGAAGCGGCTTGCTACCATTAATGAGATCTGGAGCCAGATATCCTATAAGAAAGAGAATGGAAAGAAAGGGATCGGATATATTCCTACCAGTGTTTTGGAGAAGACCACTTCTGCCAAGGCAGCAGCGAAAGCGGAAAAGATTGCCAAGGTTGATGGTGAAGAGGCAGGGGTGATCCATAAGAGTAAGGGCGAGGGGGTTTTCGCTGATGCTGTGGATGGTGTTACTGCATCTAAGGATCCTTCTGTAGATGGAGTACAGGTGGGGACTCCTGTTGCTGTGTCTTCCGATGCATCGTTGAAGCCGCTGGGTACATTTAAGATCACTCATTATTGTCCGTGCAGTATCTGTTGCGGTCCGTGGGCTAATGGAGTTACCTCTACCGGGGTGACTGCGACGACCAACAGAACGATTGCTGTAGATCCGACGCAGATTCCATATGGGTCCAAGGTTGTGATCAATGGGCAGGTTTATGTGGCTGAGGATTGTGGAGGTGCGATCAAGAAGAATTGTATTGATATTTATGTTGCGACTCATGAGGAAGGGGAGGAGAAAGGGGTTTATTATACAGATGTTTATCTGTTGCAGTAA